Proteins from a single region of Fundulus heteroclitus isolate FHET01 chromosome 12, MU-UCD_Fhet_4.1, whole genome shotgun sequence:
- the LOC105939631 gene encoding uncharacterized protein C22orf15 — MFVTVLFGDGRMEMLNLNCKLVNFIHHLKEKCGLDSKDCVELMDSGGRVMNLEMMQHSMSPASSVLAERQHYVLLRVCREGEESGGCRYVSLLNNTKSHPELTGLLRKLSTPSKESERKIRRGRTQRNKNISSADNNK; from the exons ATGTTTGTGACTGTCCTGTTTGGAG atggCAGGATGGAAATGTTGAATCTTAACTGTAAACTGGTCAACTTCATTCACCATCTGAAGGAAAAGTGTGGTCTGGATTCCAAAG ACTGTGTGGAGCTGATGGACAGCGGCGGTCGTGTGATGAACCTGGAGATGATGCAGCACAGCATGTCTCCGGCCAGCAGCGTGCTGGCTGAGAGGCAACACTACGTCCTCCTGCGAGTCTGCC GAGAGGGTGAAGAATCCGGGGGCTGCAGATATGTCTCTCTCCTGAATAACACCAAGAGTCACCCTGAGTTaacag GACTGCTGAGGAAACTCTCCACTCCCAGCAAGGAGTCAGAACGGAAGATCCGAAGAGGGCGGACACAAAGGAATAAAAACATCTCTTCAGCTGACAACAATAAGTAA